From Methylomonas sp. EFPC3, a single genomic window includes:
- a CDS encoding TonB-dependent receptor: MPRFLFLAVCAACFGTAATAQPVSTEEEERALSQIYGGEEMVSIASGYKQPISQAPSIATVITANDIKAIGATDIDEVLETVPGLHVQRNTIGYNPIYTFRGIFSQFNQQVLMMVNGIPITNSYTGSRSEVWGGMPIRDIARIEVVRGPGSAVYGADAFAGVINVITKTRQDIDGSEIGGRVGSFDSYDGWALHGAEWAGFDVALAVEYHNTAGQNAVVDADLQTQFDRLFGTSASLAPGPLSLSRENLDARIDLARGHWRFRGGLQHRGNFGVGSGVAQALDSTARYGSDRWNADITYQNTDIENWEWTSQASYFETSQEIERNLTLFPPGTRLPIGPNGQIGAGAPVTFPNGYIGNPEVWERHVRISQMLAYSGFRRHQIRSGIGFNYDSLFQARVSQNFGIDPGSGLPIPSLPGIPLIDVSGTASTFIPEVDRKIAYLFFQDQWNFANDWTLTAGARYDRYSDFGNTFNPRAALIWEADYDLTAKLMYGSAFRAPSFQEMYILNNPAQIGNPQLKPETMENLELGFDYRPADGLRLGLNFFGYWWKDIIRFVPDSNATTATAQNRGAQQGYGGEFEAEWQAADTLKLVGNYAYQRSRDETLHHDAGYGPQHQLYLRMNWQFLPDWSFSPQAKWIVGRSRSFGDSREPVADYTWVDLTLRRQNLAKHVEVAFSVRNLFDVSAREPSLAGSPQPGIPNDLPLAPRSFYGEISVKF, translated from the coding sequence ATGCCCCGCTTTCTGTTTCTCGCCGTCTGCGCCGCTTGCTTTGGCACGGCCGCTACGGCGCAACCGGTGTCGACCGAAGAGGAGGAGCGGGCGCTGTCGCAGATCTACGGCGGCGAGGAAATGGTCAGTATCGCCTCCGGCTACAAACAGCCGATTTCGCAAGCGCCGTCGATCGCCACGGTGATTACCGCCAACGATATCAAAGCCATCGGCGCCACCGATATCGACGAAGTCCTGGAAACCGTGCCCGGTTTGCATGTGCAGCGCAATACCATCGGTTACAACCCGATCTACACCTTCCGCGGGATTTTCTCGCAGTTCAATCAACAGGTGCTGATGATGGTCAACGGCATCCCGATCACCAATTCCTACACCGGCAGCCGCAGCGAAGTTTGGGGCGGCATGCCGATCCGCGATATCGCCCGGATCGAAGTGGTGCGTGGGCCGGGCTCCGCAGTGTACGGCGCCGACGCCTTCGCCGGGGTAATCAACGTCATCACCAAAACCCGCCAGGACATCGACGGTAGCGAAATCGGCGGCCGCGTCGGCAGTTTCGATAGCTACGACGGTTGGGCCTTGCACGGCGCCGAGTGGGCCGGCTTCGACGTGGCTTTGGCGGTGGAATACCATAATACCGCCGGACAAAATGCGGTGGTCGATGCCGATTTGCAAACCCAGTTCGACCGGCTGTTCGGTACTAGCGCCTCGCTGGCGCCGGGGCCGCTGAGCCTGTCGCGGGAGAACCTGGACGCCCGTATCGATTTGGCGCGCGGCCATTGGCGTTTTCGCGGCGGCCTGCAACACCGCGGCAATTTCGGGGTCGGTTCCGGCGTGGCCCAGGCGCTGGATTCGACGGCCCGCTACGGCAGCGACCGCTGGAACGCCGATATCACCTACCAAAATACTGATATCGAAAATTGGGAATGGACCAGCCAGGCCAGCTATTTCGAAACCAGCCAGGAAATAGAACGCAATCTGACCTTGTTTCCGCCCGGTACCCGGTTGCCGATCGGCCCTAACGGCCAAATCGGCGCCGGTGCCCCGGTCACGTTTCCGAACGGCTATATCGGCAATCCGGAAGTGTGGGAGCGCCACGTCCGAATCAGCCAGATGCTGGCCTACAGCGGTTTTCGCCGGCACCAGATCCGTAGCGGGATCGGCTTCAATTACGACAGCCTGTTCCAGGCCCGCGTCAGTCAGAATTTCGGCATCGATCCGGGTTCGGGGCTGCCGATACCGTCGTTACCGGGCATTCCGCTAATCGACGTGTCCGGGACTGCGTCGACCTTCATTCCGGAAGTGGACCGTAAAATCGCCTACCTGTTTTTTCAGGACCAGTGGAATTTCGCCAACGACTGGACTCTGACCGCCGGCGCCCGCTACGACCGCTATTCCGATTTCGGCAATACCTTCAACCCCAGGGCGGCCTTGATCTGGGAGGCCGATTACGACCTGACCGCAAAATTGATGTACGGTTCGGCCTTTCGGGCGCCGTCGTTCCAGGAAATGTACATCCTGAACAATCCGGCCCAGATCGGCAATCCGCAACTCAAGCCGGAGACCATGGAGAATCTGGAATTGGGCTTCGATTACCGCCCGGCCGACGGTTTACGTCTGGGCCTGAATTTTTTCGGCTACTGGTGGAAAGACATCATCCGCTTCGTGCCGGATAGCAATGCCACCACCGCCACCGCTCAAAACCGCGGTGCGCAACAGGGTTACGGCGGCGAATTCGAAGCGGAATGGCAGGCGGCCGATACCCTGAAATTGGTCGGCAACTACGCCTACCAGCGCAGCCGCGACGAAACCTTGCACCACGATGCCGGTTACGGGCCGCAGCATCAGCTTTATCTTAGGATGAATTGGCAGTTTTTACCCGACTGGAGCTTCAGCCCGCAGGCTAAATGGATCGTCGGCCGCAGCCGCAGTTTCGGCGACAGCCGTGAGCCGGTTGCCGACTACACCTGGGTCGATTTGACCCTGCGCCGGCAAAACTTAGCCAAGCATGTGGAAGTAGCCTTCTCGGTGCGCAATTTATTCGACGTCAGCGCCCGCGAACCGAGTTTGGCCGGCAGTCCGCAGCCCGGCATTCCCAACGACTTGCCGTTGGCGCCGCGCAGTTTCTACGGCGAAATCAGCGTGAAATTTTGA
- a CDS encoding ABC transporter substrate binding protein, which translates to MLPIWLMLVLACSCANALAQAPAVAIVYPDVREPYRSVFLEIARGMEQELGRPVAHYLLSERDTSPERLIADLKNDRIDVVVTLGRAGLTMAKVLVGVLPVVIGATVVRPEEAPQGLTGISLTPAPEAMFDQLKKLVPNVKKITVIYDPRQTAWEIRHAEKAAQERGLVLQAQPTASVRDASDSFRQIVVDVKDNSIALWLPRENAVLDEQSLFPEVLREAWEKNFVVFSSNLDHVRKGALFSLYPDNFGMGRSLASMAIQQAQPGGRLEPVKLLQDLLVAVNLRTAEHLGLQFSNQTRREFAMVFPTP; encoded by the coding sequence ATGTTACCGATTTGGCTGATGCTGGTTTTGGCGTGCAGCTGTGCGAATGCGTTGGCGCAAGCGCCCGCGGTGGCGATCGTCTACCCGGACGTGCGCGAACCCTACCGTTCGGTGTTTTTGGAAATCGCTCGCGGCATGGAACAGGAGCTGGGCCGGCCGGTTGCCCATTACTTGCTGAGCGAGCGCGATACCTCGCCCGAAAGGCTGATTGCCGACTTGAAGAACGACCGCATTGACGTGGTGGTCACGCTGGGCCGGGCCGGGCTAACCATGGCCAAGGTCCTGGTCGGCGTACTGCCGGTGGTGATCGGCGCCACCGTTGTCCGGCCGGAAGAAGCGCCGCAGGGATTGACCGGTATCAGCCTGACGCCGGCACCGGAAGCGATGTTCGACCAGTTGAAAAAATTGGTACCGAATGTCAAGAAAATTACGGTGATTTACGATCCTCGCCAAACCGCCTGGGAGATTCGGCACGCCGAAAAAGCCGCCCAAGAACGCGGGCTGGTGTTGCAGGCCCAGCCGACTGCCAGTGTGCGCGATGCATCCGACTCTTTCCGCCAGATAGTGGTAGACGTCAAGGATAATTCGATTGCTTTGTGGTTGCCGCGGGAAAATGCGGTATTGGACGAGCAATCGCTGTTTCCGGAAGTGCTACGCGAGGCCTGGGAAAAGAATTTCGTAGTGTTTTCGAGCAACCTGGACCACGTCCGTAAAGGCGCACTGTTCTCCTTATATCCGGACAATTTCGGCATGGGCCGCAGTCTGGCTAGTATGGCGATCCAACAAGCCCAACCGGGCGGCAGACTCGAGCCGGTCAAGTTGCTGCAGGATTTGCTGGTGGCCGTCAACTTACGCACTGCCGAGCACCTGGGTTTACAGTTTTCCAATCAGACGCGGCGCGAGTTCGCGATGGTTTTTCCGACGCCTTAA
- a CDS encoding EAL domain-containing protein translates to MPPRLGFSFRRSSFLQQLAVAFTCGLLVVSLLSSFGISELSYGVVRDKWLAQGRQSTEAFAAQSTVALLYASRENAEEPAKRFLSSPDVRGVAIYNTDRQALLEMGESTLPAGDNESVWPETLQLVAETERAWYFAAPVFARRGGETASPFEAQSPAQELIGYVRLAVGKRSLLAMKRQIQFVTLAVSAAAALVSFVFLLTMARRLTLPIQQLAKRMGKASAGEKHVRAKLSGPRDITDMGAAFNAMMQVLETREELLERARDKALESARLKGEFAANVSHELRTPLNAVLGMLELLQDMGLTPKQLEYSTVARNAGEALLKLIEDILDFSRIESGMLKPQSSDFVLQEIVQEVVELMAAQARRKNLQLRYEIADGVPEQLTGEASRVRQVLLNLVGNALKFTDQGEIEIGVEAASAGDAQLLLTFSVTDTGMGIPAEAQDRIFDAFVQADGSTTRHYEGAGLGLAICRQLVQLMGGNIGVDSRLGLGSRFWFSLPFRAPGGSVILSNARRDCFAHLNILVVTDNEQTGRFLTGNLAEWQVRYHLSGFDCHAAELLQVGRDQGQAYRFAVVDMASASAHQWLERIGGGWEETRFIVLNHAASVEGLPDLPYLAACFPGEVTAADLHDLLTADCSQVLTGGEEAQAAFDRSALALNVLVVEDNRAGQMVAAGMLERLGCRYQIAASGAEALERVESATFDVVLMDCHMPGIDGFEATRRIRALPGAPGRVPIIAMTANALRGDEEQCRSAGMDDFLAKPIKLKALRQKLLNHSENRRLPLAEASDAAAASAGAEPATLDRETLAQLREEVGGAYPKMIRFFVEDAPLQIAQIGQAVRDADLGRLRELAHALKGAAGSLGGERLAATARQLELAAENGALAAGAERMAESLLTEFRALERLLLAEIDAEPTGEQALAQIGPRVLVADDDRVLRVALQDILQQDGYTVDVAVTGRQAVALCARQMADLILMDAMMPEMDGFAACKAIRALPHGAEVPILMITALENEHSVELAFSTGANDFIPKPIHFTVLRKRIAHLLKASQSQRSLNRLAYHDPLTNLPNRVQFMERLNRVLAKPAAVPAQHAVLFLDLDRFKLTNDTMGHDVGDLMLKAAAERIQACVRREDMVSRFGGDEFILLLEHIGNPQDAAAVAQKICNAIAKPFGLMGQEFYISSSIGISLSPYDGKDSGLLVKHADTAMYRAKEQGNTFCFYEQSMEFAVSSKLRLESDLRRALQRREFFLHYQPQIDLDSGRVIGAEALIRWRHPELGMISPDQFIPVAEEIGLIEEIGAWVLREACRQNRQWQQSGHPPFVVAVNVSAKQLDRGDFAEQVIAILRESGLAAEYLELELTESLFIRHPEQKREILARLKAAGMQISIDDFGTGYSSLNQLKQFVFDKLKIDKSFVANIMHDDDAAAIVRVIISIAGILKFEVIAEGVETAEQAKYLQQNHCKQAQGYLFGKPMPADEFSALIGRTSDRG, encoded by the coding sequence ATGCCGCCAAGATTGGGGTTCAGTTTTCGCCGGTCGAGTTTTCTGCAGCAACTGGCAGTAGCCTTTACTTGCGGCCTTTTAGTGGTTTCGTTGTTGTCCTCGTTCGGTATCTCTGAGCTGTCGTACGGCGTGGTCCGCGACAAATGGCTGGCGCAAGGCCGGCAGTCTACGGAAGCCTTCGCCGCCCAAAGCACGGTGGCTCTGCTCTATGCCAGCCGCGAAAATGCCGAAGAACCGGCCAAACGGTTTTTGTCTTCGCCGGATGTCAGGGGTGTGGCGATTTACAACACGGATCGTCAGGCTTTGCTGGAAATGGGCGAGTCGACTTTACCGGCGGGTGACAACGAATCAGTATGGCCCGAGACCTTACAATTGGTGGCGGAAACAGAACGCGCTTGGTATTTTGCTGCGCCGGTCTTTGCCAGACGTGGCGGCGAAACGGCGTCGCCGTTCGAGGCGCAGAGCCCGGCGCAGGAACTGATCGGCTATGTGCGGTTGGCGGTCGGCAAACGCTCGTTGCTGGCCATGAAACGGCAGATTCAATTCGTCACCCTGGCGGTTTCCGCCGCCGCCGCCCTGGTGTCTTTCGTGTTTTTGCTGACCATGGCCCGCCGCCTGACCTTGCCGATCCAGCAATTGGCGAAGCGGATGGGCAAGGCATCTGCCGGCGAGAAGCATGTCAGAGCAAAATTGTCCGGGCCGCGCGATATTACCGACATGGGGGCGGCGTTCAATGCCATGATGCAGGTCTTGGAGACCCGCGAAGAGTTATTGGAGCGCGCACGCGACAAAGCCTTGGAATCGGCCCGCTTGAAAGGCGAATTCGCAGCCAATGTCAGCCACGAGTTGCGGACGCCGTTGAATGCGGTGTTGGGCATGCTGGAGTTGTTGCAAGACATGGGACTGACGCCCAAGCAATTGGAATACTCGACAGTCGCTCGTAACGCCGGCGAGGCGCTGCTGAAATTGATCGAGGACATTCTGGATTTTTCGCGGATCGAGTCCGGCATGTTAAAGCCGCAGTCCAGCGATTTCGTGTTGCAGGAAATCGTGCAGGAGGTGGTTGAACTGATGGCGGCCCAGGCCAGGCGCAAGAACCTGCAGCTGCGCTACGAAATTGCCGACGGTGTGCCGGAACAGCTAACTGGCGAAGCGAGCCGAGTTCGCCAAGTTTTGCTCAATTTGGTCGGTAATGCACTGAAATTCACCGATCAAGGCGAGATCGAAATCGGCGTGGAGGCAGCGTCGGCCGGTGACGCTCAACTGTTGCTGACCTTTAGCGTTACCGATACCGGCATGGGGATTCCGGCAGAGGCGCAAGACCGGATTTTCGACGCTTTCGTGCAAGCCGACGGCTCCACTACCCGCCATTACGAAGGTGCGGGCCTGGGGCTGGCAATTTGCCGACAGCTGGTACAGCTGATGGGCGGGAACATCGGAGTCGACAGCCGGCTTGGCCTTGGGAGTCGGTTTTGGTTTAGTTTACCGTTCCGGGCTCCGGGCGGAAGTGTAATCTTGTCCAATGCGCGGCGGGATTGTTTTGCTCACCTGAACATTCTGGTAGTGACCGATAACGAGCAAACCGGCCGTTTCCTGACGGGCAATCTCGCAGAATGGCAGGTTCGTTACCACCTTAGCGGTTTCGACTGTCATGCGGCCGAACTATTGCAGGTCGGCCGCGACCAGGGTCAAGCCTACCGTTTTGCAGTGGTCGATATGGCAAGCGCTTCGGCACACCAATGGCTGGAGCGGATTGGCGGCGGCTGGGAGGAGACCAGGTTCATCGTGTTGAATCATGCCGCCTCCGTAGAAGGGCTGCCCGATTTACCGTATTTAGCGGCCTGTTTTCCTGGGGAAGTAACGGCGGCCGATCTACATGACTTATTGACTGCCGATTGTTCGCAGGTCCTAACCGGCGGTGAAGAAGCGCAAGCAGCCTTCGACAGATCGGCATTGGCCTTGAACGTCTTAGTGGTGGAGGACAACCGGGCCGGGCAAATGGTGGCGGCCGGCATGCTGGAACGCTTGGGCTGCCGTTACCAAATCGCGGCCTCCGGGGCGGAAGCCTTGGAGAGGGTGGAATCCGCAACGTTCGACGTGGTACTGATGGACTGCCACATGCCCGGCATCGATGGCTTTGAAGCCACGCGCCGTATCCGGGCGTTACCGGGGGCGCCGGGTCGGGTGCCGATCATCGCGATGACAGCCAACGCCCTGCGCGGCGACGAAGAGCAGTGCCGTTCCGCCGGCATGGACGATTTCCTTGCTAAACCGATCAAGCTGAAGGCCTTGCGGCAAAAATTGCTTAACCACAGCGAAAATCGGCGGCTGCCGCTGGCCGAGGCAAGCGACGCCGCGGCGGCATCTGCCGGAGCCGAACCTGCGACCCTGGACCGCGAAACCTTGGCACAACTACGGGAGGAAGTCGGCGGCGCATACCCCAAAATGATCCGCTTTTTTGTGGAGGATGCACCGCTGCAGATCGCGCAAATCGGTCAGGCTGTGCGGGACGCGGACTTGGGCCGGTTGCGGGAACTGGCGCACGCCTTGAAAGGCGCTGCCGGTAGTTTGGGCGGGGAAAGACTGGCGGCAACGGCCCGCCAATTGGAATTGGCGGCCGAAAACGGTGCCTTGGCCGCGGGCGCCGAGCGCATGGCCGAGAGCTTGCTGACCGAGTTCCGCGCGCTGGAACGGCTGCTGCTGGCGGAAATCGACGCCGAGCCGACCGGCGAGCAAGCGCTGGCGCAGATCGGGCCGCGGGTGCTGGTGGCCGACGACGACCGGGTTTTGCGCGTGGCTTTGCAGGACATCTTGCAACAGGACGGCTATACCGTCGATGTGGCCGTCACCGGCCGGCAGGCCGTGGCTTTGTGCGCACGGCAAATGGCCGATCTGATTTTGATGGACGCGATGATGCCGGAAATGGACGGATTCGCCGCTTGCAAAGCCATCCGCGCATTACCGCACGGCGCGGAGGTGCCGATTCTGATGATCACTGCGCTGGAGAACGAACATTCGGTCGAATTGGCCTTCTCCACCGGCGCGAACGATTTCATTCCCAAGCCGATTCATTTCACGGTGTTGCGCAAGCGTATCGCCCATTTGCTGAAAGCCAGCCAAAGCCAGCGCAGTTTGAACCGGCTGGCCTACCACGATCCGTTGACCAATCTGCCCAACCGGGTGCAGTTTATGGAACGCTTGAACCGGGTGCTGGCCAAACCGGCGGCGGTGCCGGCCCAGCACGCGGTGCTGTTTCTGGATCTGGACCGGTTCAAACTCACCAACGACACGATGGGCCACGATGTCGGCGACCTGATGCTGAAGGCCGCCGCCGAACGGATACAGGCCTGCGTCCGCCGCGAGGATATGGTGTCGCGCTTCGGCGGCGACGAATTCATCCTGTTGCTGGAGCATATCGGCAATCCGCAGGATGCCGCGGCGGTGGCGCAAAAAATCTGTAACGCCATCGCCAAGCCGTTCGGGTTGATGGGGCAGGAGTTTTATATCAGCTCCAGTATCGGCATTTCCTTGTCCCCTTACGATGGCAAGGACAGCGGCCTGCTGGTTAAGCACGCCGACACCGCGATGTACCGGGCCAAGGAGCAGGGCAATACCTTTTGCTTCTACGAACAGAGCATGGAGTTTGCGGTTTCCAGCAAATTGCGCCTGGAAAGCGATTTGCGCCGGGCCTTGCAGCGCCGCGAATTCTTTCTGCATTACCAGCCGCAGATCGATTTGGACTCCGGCCGCGTCATAGGCGCCGAGGCCTTGATTCGTTGGCGGCATCCGGAGCTGGGTATGATATCCCCCGACCAGTTTATTCCGGTGGCGGAGGAGATTGGCTTGATCGAAGAGATCGGCGCCTGGGTGCTGCGCGAGGCTTGCCGGCAGAACCGGCAGTGGCAACAAAGCGGCCATCCGCCGTTCGTGGTCGCGGTCAACGTCTCGGCCAAGCAGTTGGACCGAGGCGACTTTGCCGAACAAGTGATCGCGATTTTGCGCGAATCCGGGCTGGCGGCCGAGTATCTGGAATTGGAATTGACCGAAAGCCTGTTCATCCGCCATCCGGAACAAAAGCGTGAAATTCTGGCGCGGTTGAAGGCCGCGGGGATGCAGATATCCATAGACGATTTCGGCACCGGCTATTCCAGTTTGAACCAACTGAAACAGTTTGTATTCGACAAACTGAAGATCGACAAATCCTTTGTCGCCAACATCATGCACGACGACGATGCCGCGGCGATCGTGCGAGTGATCATTTCGATCGCCGGGATTTTAAAATTCGAGGTTATCGCCGAGGGTGTGGAAACTGCCGAACAGGCAAAGTATTTGCAGCAAAACCATTGCAAGCAGGCGCAAGGCTATCTGTTCGGTAAACCAATGCCTGCCGACGAGTTTTCGGCGTTGATTGGCAGAACGAGCGACCGGGGTTAA
- a CDS encoding C40 family peptidase — translation MFKSCSDFRICRSAGPWLLALALGQLAGCASTEKAPPPINLPQTEGGNRMAVAEALQLQGAPYVYGGESPSEGFDCSGLVYYVYYRQGLRLPRDTQSLARQLPAVAPEQRLPGDLLFFNTERPYSHVGIYIGGEQFVHAPSARSGRVMVSDLRQPYWRERFIGVRRPLNRQALSFNDLGAGCGFN, via the coding sequence ATGTTCAAATCTTGTTCGGATTTTCGGATTTGCCGTTCCGCCGGCCCGTGGCTGCTGGCCCTAGCGCTTGGTCAATTGGCCGGTTGCGCCAGCACCGAAAAGGCGCCGCCGCCGATTAACCTGCCGCAAACCGAAGGCGGCAACCGGATGGCCGTGGCCGAAGCGCTGCAATTGCAGGGCGCGCCCTATGTTTACGGCGGCGAGTCGCCCAGCGAAGGTTTCGATTGCAGCGGCCTGGTGTATTACGTGTACTACCGCCAAGGTTTGCGCCTGCCGCGCGATACCCAATCGTTGGCGCGGCAACTGCCGGCCGTGGCGCCGGAACAGCGCCTGCCCGGCGACCTGTTGTTTTTCAATACCGAACGGCCCTACTCCCACGTCGGCATTTATATCGGCGGCGAACAATTCGTCCATGCGCCGAGCGCCCGCAGCGGCCGGGTCATGGTCTCCGACCTGCGCCAGCCGTATTGGCGCGAGCGCTTCATCGGCGTGCGCCGGCCGCTCAACCGCCAAGCCTTGTCCTTCAACGACCTTGGCGCCGGCTGCGGCTTCAATTAA
- a CDS encoding serine/threonine protein kinase — protein sequence MAPEDDITRMLPLDDVTIIKSRPQRRTSDDVPEAEDHYGGDYALRGAVGAGGVGRVLLGFDQRIGREVAIKEMLDQAANEDMALNARFLREARITGRLEHPSIVPVYDLGVKQSGAPYYVMRLVRGDTLAKALKECNNEPLAEHALSKRLALLDRVIDVCEALAYAHSKGVVHRDLKPGNIVLGPFGETIVLDWGLAKVENEAETPLPASHPQHHDADLTQFGDILGTPAYMAPEQADPEFGEIDARSDVFALGCILYYLLNGRPPLQGNADQIMSQLVSAASMPDARNPKLAAPAELIAICNKALSKRQSLRFKDAGALAEELRAFRDGRLVNTYAYTRGELLRRFIARNKLALSASAAVLISILAGAGLAFKFGVEAHQARQVAEAEGELAKQQQQRAEQALADVTRISNANLSSADAIAAKIGAELENTQAGLVQTAAQFKSAAELTGAGPLLESLLAQLPRLTSVAATRAPGTIVAVAPAKYRQAIGSDTSQLEHNRQVLQTGEPALSRVYPAPEGYQAITLVAPVRIGNTLAGFVSGRFKAAELLGELLAPELQLPGRTIWVIQDDGLILFDTDRDEIGLNLFREERYAALPELRELARHIAAQDAGVGYYQNPAAYSGRRIGSWVSLRPVANREWKVVVLEAW from the coding sequence ATGGCTCCGGAAGACGATATTACCCGTATGCTGCCGCTGGACGACGTCACGATCATCAAGTCGCGTCCGCAGCGCCGGACCTCGGACGACGTTCCGGAGGCTGAAGATCATTACGGCGGCGATTATGCGTTGCGCGGCGCGGTCGGTGCCGGCGGCGTCGGCCGGGTGTTGCTGGGCTTCGATCAGCGCATCGGCCGGGAAGTGGCGATCAAGGAAATGCTGGATCAGGCCGCCAACGAAGACATGGCCTTGAATGCGCGCTTTCTGCGCGAAGCCCGTATTACCGGCCGGCTGGAGCATCCGAGCATCGTCCCGGTCTACGACCTGGGCGTCAAACAAAGCGGCGCGCCGTATTACGTGATGCGGCTGGTGCGTGGCGATACGCTGGCCAAGGCCCTGAAAGAATGCAACAACGAGCCGTTGGCCGAACATGCCTTATCCAAACGCCTGGCCCTGCTCGACCGGGTGATCGACGTCTGCGAGGCCCTGGCCTACGCCCATTCCAAAGGCGTCGTGCACCGCGACCTCAAACCCGGCAATATCGTGTTGGGGCCGTTCGGCGAGACCATCGTGCTGGACTGGGGCCTGGCTAAAGTCGAAAACGAAGCGGAAACGCCGCTGCCGGCGTCGCACCCGCAACACCACGACGCCGATCTGACCCAATTTGGCGACATCCTCGGCACGCCGGCCTATATGGCGCCGGAGCAGGCCGATCCGGAGTTTGGCGAGATCGATGCCCGCTCCGACGTCTTCGCCCTCGGCTGCATCCTTTACTACCTGCTGAACGGCCGGCCGCCGCTGCAAGGCAATGCCGACCAGATCATGTCGCAATTGGTCTCGGCGGCGTCGATGCCGGACGCCCGCAATCCCAAGCTGGCCGCCCCGGCCGAATTGATCGCGATCTGCAACAAGGCGCTGTCCAAACGCCAAAGCCTGCGCTTTAAAGACGCCGGCGCGCTGGCCGAAGAGTTGCGAGCCTTCCGCGACGGCCGTCTGGTCAATACCTATGCCTATACCCGCGGCGAATTGCTGCGCCGCTTCATCGCCCGCAACAAACTCGCGCTGTCGGCCAGCGCCGCGGTGTTGATTTCGATCCTGGCCGGCGCCGGATTGGCGTTCAAGTTCGGTGTCGAAGCGCATCAAGCCCGGCAAGTAGCTGAAGCCGAGGGCGAGCTTGCCAAACAACAGCAGCAACGCGCCGAGCAAGCGCTGGCCGACGTGACCCGCATTTCCAACGCCAACCTGAGCAGCGCCGACGCGATTGCCGCCAAAATCGGCGCCGAATTGGAAAACACTCAGGCCGGCTTGGTGCAAACCGCCGCGCAGTTCAAATCCGCCGCCGAACTGACCGGCGCGGGGCCGTTACTCGAAAGCTTGTTGGCGCAATTGCCGCGCCTGACCAGCGTAGCCGCAACCCGCGCACCGGGTACCATTGTCGCGGTAGCGCCGGCCAAATATCGGCAAGCGATCGGCAGCGACACTTCGCAACTGGAGCACAACCGGCAGGTATTGCAAACCGGCGAACCGGCCCTCAGTCGAGTCTATCCGGCACCGGAAGGCTATCAGGCCATCACCTTGGTGGCCCCTGTCAGAATCGGCAACACGCTAGCCGGCTTCGTTTCCGGACGCTTTAAAGCCGCCGAGTTATTGGGTGAGTTATTGGCACCGGAACTGCAACTGCCGGGCCGAACCATCTGGGTGATACAGGACGACGGCTTGATTTTGTTCGATACCGACCGCGACGAAATCGGTTTGAATCTGTTCCGCGAGGAACGCTACGCCGCGTTGCCGGAATTGCGCGAACTGGCCAGACATATCGCCGCCCAGGATGCCGGCGTCGGTTATTACCAGAATCCGGCTGCATACAGCGGCCGCCGTATTGGCTCATGGGTCAGCCTGAGACCGGTTGCCAACCGGGAATGGAAAGTCGTGGTGCTGGAAGCGTGGTAA
- a CDS encoding IS110 family transposase yields MKETKNKEIKVLGIDLAKQSFHVYGVDEAGRKVISKKLNRAQLTAFVANLEPCLIGLEACGGAHHWVRVFTQYGHQVRMMAPQFVKPYVKSNKNDAVDAEAICEAVQRPNMRFVPVKQIEQQDIQSLHRVRSQLVDRRTAQANQIRGLLLEYGLVIAKGIGQVRKAIPVILEDADQTLTPLFRELLNELYQELIHLDEKIASIERKLAAICTQNEDCQRLLSIPGIGVLTATALIAAIGDIKVFKSGRELAAWLGLVPKQYSTGGKSTLLGISKRGDSYLGTLLIHGGRSVSRIAHRHQDTRNRWIGSIKQRRGENISNVAVANKNARIAWALLTNKEGYRAAA; encoded by the coding sequence ATGAAAGAAACAAAAAATAAAGAGATCAAGGTATTAGGCATCGACTTGGCCAAGCAAAGCTTCCATGTATACGGTGTAGATGAAGCCGGCCGGAAGGTCATCAGCAAGAAGCTCAATCGCGCGCAACTGACCGCTTTTGTTGCTAACTTGGAGCCTTGTCTAATCGGGCTCGAAGCCTGCGGTGGTGCGCATCATTGGGTAAGAGTATTCACCCAATACGGTCATCAGGTGCGCATGATGGCACCTCAGTTCGTCAAACCGTATGTGAAATCGAACAAAAACGACGCGGTCGATGCGGAAGCCATCTGCGAGGCCGTGCAAAGACCGAACATGCGCTTCGTGCCGGTCAAACAGATCGAACAACAAGATATCCAAAGCCTCCATCGGGTTCGCAGCCAATTGGTCGACAGACGAACCGCGCAAGCCAATCAGATTCGGGGCCTGTTGCTGGAGTATGGTTTGGTGATAGCCAAAGGAATTGGCCAGGTTAGAAAAGCGATACCCGTGATTCTCGAAGATGCCGATCAGACGTTAACGCCGCTGTTTCGGGAGTTGCTCAACGAGCTATACCAAGAGCTAATCCATTTGGATGAAAAAATCGCTTCGATTGAACGCAAACTGGCTGCGATCTGTACACAAAATGAAGATTGTCAGCGGTTATTGAGCATTCCGGGTATAGGCGTGTTAACGGCAACGGCGTTGATTGCCGCCATTGGCGACATCAAGGTATTCAAAAGCGGGCGCGAGTTAGCGGCCTGGTTAGGCCTAGTGCCGAAGCAATATTCCACCGGCGGCAAATCGACCCTGTTAGGCATTAGTAAGCGCGGCGACAGCTATCTAGGTACGTTGCTGATTCACGGCGGACGTTCGGTCTCGCGAATAGCACACCGGCATCAGGATACGCGCAACCGTTGGATCGGTAGTATCAAGCAGCGACGCGGCGAGAACATTTCGAACGTGGCAGTCGCCAACAAGAATGCGCGAATTGCTTGGGCATTGTTGACCAACAAAGAAGGCTACCGGGCAGCCGCATGA